Proteins encoded within one genomic window of Coprococcus phoceensis:
- the whiA gene encoding DNA-binding protein WhiA, with product MSFSGKIKEELARQWSEARHCQIAELAAIISMCGKVSIDSRENYSIKVRTENVSVARKYFTLLKKTFNIDTENSVARNKSNGSIYYTVIIKKHENAIKVLQATKLMDGAGEISEEFSVSRNLLLQQSCCKRAFIRGAFLGAGSMSNPAKGYHLEIVCMSGKKAEQLQSVMHAFEIEAKVVIRKKSHVVYLKEGSQIVDLLNVMEAPVALMEFENVRILKDMRNTVNRKVNCETANIHKTVSAAVKQVEDITYIKNTVGLDELPEGLEEIAKIRLQYPEATLKELGDLLTVPLGKSGVNHRLRKLSNMAEKLRENKEENYD from the coding sequence ATGTCTTTTTCCGGAAAAATAAAAGAAGAACTTGCCAGGCAGTGGTCCGAGGCGAGACATTGTCAAATAGCGGAACTTGCTGCGATTATCAGCATGTGTGGAAAGGTTTCGATTGACAGCAGAGAAAATTATTCGATTAAAGTGCGCACAGAAAATGTATCTGTTGCTAGAAAGTACTTTACATTATTGAAAAAAACATTTAATATAGATACTGAAAATTCTGTCGCGAGAAATAAATCAAATGGAAGTATTTACTATACAGTCATTATAAAAAAACACGAGAACGCAATCAAAGTACTTCAGGCGACTAAATTGATGGATGGAGCAGGAGAGATATCAGAGGAATTTTCGGTTTCCAGAAATTTGCTGTTACAGCAGAGCTGCTGCAAGAGAGCGTTTATCAGAGGAGCTTTTTTAGGAGCAGGCTCCATGAGCAATCCGGCGAAAGGATACCATTTGGAGATCGTATGCATGTCAGGAAAGAAAGCGGAACAACTGCAATCGGTAATGCATGCATTTGAGATTGAAGCAAAAGTGGTGATTCGAAAAAAATCACATGTTGTATATTTGAAAGAGGGGTCTCAGATTGTCGATCTTTTGAATGTTATGGAAGCACCGGTTGCATTGATGGAATTTGAAAATGTGCGTATTCTAAAGGATATGAGAAATACAGTGAATCGAAAGGTGAATTGTGAGACTGCCAATATTCATAAAACCGTATCTGCCGCGGTCAAACAGGTGGAAGATATTACATACATAAAAAATACAGTAGGCTTAGACGAGTTGCCGGAGGGACTAGAAGAAATCGCAAAAATCAGGCTGCAATATCCGGAGGCAACGTTAAAGGAGCTTGGAGATTTACTGACGGTACCGTTAGGAAAATCAGGTGTGAACCACAGGCTTAGAAAGCTGAGCAACATGGCTGAAAAGCTTAGGGAAAACAAGGAGGAGAATTATGATTAG
- a CDS encoding HPr family phosphocarrier protein, whose amino-acid sequence MIRREVTVNCVGGLDARPIAMLVQKASQFESNVYIEILDQKKINAKSIMGMMSLNISDGEAVTVVTDGEDEQEAASAIEEYLSKQ is encoded by the coding sequence ATGATTAGGAGAGAAGTAACTGTTAATTGTGTAGGTGGACTGGATGCACGCCCGATTGCGATGCTCGTACAAAAAGCAAGCCAGTTTGAAAGCAATGTATACATTGAAATTCTGGATCAGAAAAAGATCAATGCAAAAAGTATTATGGGCATGATGTCTTTGAATATTTCAGATGGTGAAGCGGTTACTGTTGTAACGGACGGGGAAGATGAACAAGAGGCAGCAAGTGCGATTGAGGAGTACTTAAGTAAACAATAA